The DNA window CGACTGCTCCTCAGCTCAGGGTATCCTGGCCTGGAGGCCCTTTTGCGAATGAAGCAAGACAGCCAGCTTCCCCAGAAACAAATGTAGGAAAAATCCCGCGTAGACACTTCACACCAGTCCCACTGGCTAGAGGGTGCAAGGGGTCTGGGCCTGCAAGTGCAGGGTGGACATCACGTGAACTCAGTGGGAGTTCGGCCAGGGCAGAGCACCCTTCTCTCCTGGAGCCCGTGGCCAGTGTCTTTACCTGGCTTTACCTGGCGTCCCTGGCTCTAACTGGGCCCTGGAACAACAGGGACCCAGGAGGTGCAAGGCTTGTCTTGGAGGAAAACACTCGGAACGCTTAACCCAGAACAATTCTTTTATTCAAAAACTGCTGGTGTATGAATGTCCTCCTTCCCTCAGCCAGGCTGGAAAACCATCCCTGATGGGAACTGCACATCCTCCACAGGGGAAGCAAAGCTGGTGGGCAGGTGGGATGGGCAGCAATGGAGACCCTAAGGCCCCAAGGCCCTGTTCTGCATCTTAAACAGCAGAGAGGagggatggggagaggagagggaggtacGTGCAAGGCCAGGAACCCCGGAGGGCCCTGATACTGGCCTGGTGGGGGGAGCAGAGTAAGGCAGGCCCAGCCGCAGCCCAGGCAGCTTGCTCTGGTTCATGCTGTCCCCAACCCCCGGGGCTGCTGACGCTGCCACATTCTCCCTTCACATTCTAACTAGTACATTTCCCTGTCTGGTCCGCCCTGTGGCCACCAGGGGCCTGAAAGGCCTGCTGCCCAGGAGTCAGAACTCGGGTACCTCTACTTGGGAATGTCCTTCCATGTGGGGACACATGGGACTTCCAGACGGGGCTCCTCCCAGCTGACGATCCACTCACCCCTGAGGTGACCTGGAACCCACCAGGCTTACAGCAAAGGCCTCGTTCTGGAGGCCGGTCTGTGGGGAGGGGGTCAAGTCTAAGTGCATCTGATGTCGCATGAGGACGAGGCTTCCCCGAGCAGGCCCAGGCGCTTCCTCCGTCCCTTCTGCTGAGATGGAAGGGGCTGGGCTCGGCCACGGTGATGCTGACATGGCCGGCCGTGCGCCCTCTGAACGCCCCTGCAGCCCAGCAGGTTTAAGTCTTTCTGTTGGTCAGCGCCTGGGTGGTCAGATCAGCCATGTGCCTTCAGATGAGTGTGGAAGCAGGTCACACACGCCTGTGAAAGTGAGCTCCTTGGCGTGGGCTTGTGGCCCACAGCACTTCTGTGCTCCCAACAAGGAGGCCTGTCCCTTTGACACTCCGGCCAAGTAGCTCTCCAGGGTCTTGAGCAGCCGCCTTGGGCTCTTCTTGGCCAGCACCTCCAAGTCTGGAACAGAGCAGTGGGGAACGAGGCTGGAGGCGCGGCGGACTGCACACCAGCCAGGGCCTGGCAGCTGGAAGGAGTGCCCCCAACCCAGGTCCtctggggagaaggtgaaggagaCTTCCAAGATGGGGAGCTCACCAGAGGGAGGTCAAGGAGCCAGACAGAGCCATAGCAACCACATACTTCACCTTGTCCAGGACACTGCAACTTGGAATAGTCAGTCCGGCTATTGGACCCAGGTTTTGATTGAGAAAATATCACCATAGGTGTAAGGCCAGAAGGGGAGGAGTGGTGGCAGAGAAAGGAGAACCAGTGGGCTCCAGAGAGTGGGCTGGAAGGCAACTGCAGCCAAAACCAGTCTAGAAACCATGCTGGGGTCCCTGAGCCTGGGGACACGGGGTTCAGGAGCTAGGCTTCCCCAGACAAAAGAGCATACCTTTTAGGACAAAGCCTGAGTCTGAGATGGTCTTCTGCTGAGTCTTCCAGATGTACGCGAGGTGGAGGAAAGTGGCCGCATAGAAGCTGTTGACCACTGGGATCACCTTCTGCTGCCGATTGCACTCCCTGCAGGACAGGGAGGTGACCTCAGTGGGCGGCAAAGCCTGACACTTgggtaccccccacccccccaggcaGTCTTCACATCTGAGGTCAGGGTTGGGGAGGAGATAGGCTGGCAGACCGGAGCATGGGGACTTTGCACAGGCCCCCCAGGAGCCAGCCGGTGAGGAAGAACGCTGGGGAGAatgaggcaggggtgggagggaaccCGGCTCTGCTGGGCCCCTCTCATCAACCGGCGAGGGGAGAGCAGTGCAGGGACTCACCTGGACAGACAGTCCTCCCTTAAGGCCTGGATTGCGATGCGGGTGATATTCACGGACATCAAACAGAACGGGAATTGCTGGAATGGAAGTGGCACCGGGTCAGTGGCAACCCAGGTCTTGCCTTCTGTGTTTCCTGTCGTCTACAACCTAGCTTGGCCTGCAGGCAGTAACAGCAGTCATAGCCCAGAGACAGCAGCCGGTATTATGGATGCTTACACTTCATTTCCATAATGAtcttcccatcttacagatgggaaCACCGAGGCTCAGTAACCTTAAGTAACTTTCCTAAGGCAGTGGAGACAGCATTCCAACTGAGGTTAATTCATTTCCAAGCTGGTGTGCATAACGCCTGTGCTACTTTTCCTGCCTCTTTAACATCCTGCCCATCAGCTCTCTTTGGCCTTCACCAGACCCACCCGTGTGCCACCCATGGACCACATCACCCCCTGGGCTTAGGATGATCACAAGAGGAGTGAGGCCCAGCTAGCTAACTAACTCTACAGGTTCTTAAAatctcttctccccttctctAGGCCTCTGGTTATTTGACCGCTCATAAGCACCTCATCCAAAGGCAGATAGAGAAGGTGCAAGTAGGCAGAAAGTCAGCCTTGACCAGATGGCACAGCCCATCTCATTAACACAGAGGCCTGAGAACTCGCCATGAAGGCCAAACTCCTGAAACGGGGCGGCTTGGAGTCCAGCGGGGGCACTTCTCCAGGATGGGCATCAGAATTCCCTGGGAAACAGGGGAGAGGGGTCCGCTTCAAAGCTTTATTTTTGGAGGGGCTAATTCCTTCCtatttaataacaacaaaaaaaaaaccccaagcaaatgaaaagggttttttgtttttttttccccagggaatTTGCAAGTGTTACATGTTAATTTCCACTGTTGCATATACACAGGACATTCACTGACAGGGACACACACATCAGTGCATTCCTTAGTTTAGAACAAGAGTCAAAGCCTGTATATCCCAGCTGCGTCCCCCAGAAGAAAACTCCATTACGTTAGAACTGTGCTGCTCAGCATGGTAGCAACTGGCCACAGAGACCTATTTAAATGCGTTGAGaagtaaatgcattttaaaattcaacgCCTTAGTTGTCCTAGcaatatttcaagtgctcagtagccacatgtgctTAGTAGCTGCCATACTGGACAGTGTGGATCTAGAATATTCCGTCATTGCAGAAGGTTCTGTTTGGCAGCACTGAGACTGAACTACAGAAGGTGTTCCGGCTCCACAAAGATTTGTCTCACGGTCTTCTGTGACACGTGGATTCCAGATCTTGGCCTTGCTACCTGCTAGCTGTGTGTTCTTAGGAAGGCCACCCAAACTCCATGAGACTCAGCTTTCTTATATCtcaaaatcaaaaaggaaataaacgtTGAGTGCCGTGCAGAAGAGTTAGCCCAGCAGGCCGAAGGCTGCTGTCCTTAGAGAGGCCTGCGTGTGGGGTTGGCCTTTGGCTAGCATCTGGGCACTTGGATTTTGGGAGAGTCCCACCAGCCCCTCAGGATGACTCACTGCAGAAACTCCTGTGCCAACAGGACAGTTCATGCTGAACACCTGCGTTCCCTCTGTGCTTCTGGAATTTTGGTACAAGCTACACAGACGGGGTCTGCATGACCAGCCCCAATAAAAACCTTAGGTACTGAATCTCCAATgacgcccccaccccaccccccgcttGGCGCCATTGCACGTGTTGCACAATTCgatgctgggagaattaagtGTGTCCTGGGTGACTCCACTGTGAGAGGGCTCCTGGAAGCTTGCACCTGGTTTCCTATGGATTTTGTCCCGTGCGCTTCTTCCCTTTGCAGATTTTGCTTTGGCTGTACTAACCCATAGCTGCGAGTATGACGATATGCCAAGTCCGGGGAGTCCTCCCAGGGAATCACAGAACTTGAGGGTTCCTGGGGACCCTAACACAGTGCCATGCTGGGTAGAGTCAAGACACTAATCATTACAAAACTCTAGGAGGtggattttattatttacagtttacattttctattatcCCACAACCTACCTCACAGAGCTGCTCTGAGGAGTAATTTAGATGACGTGCAAAAGATTAAGCACAGCACCAGTCTAAGCAGGTGTTAACAAACGTTCATAATTGTTATTTTTGCCTCAACGTGTGTGGCTGAGGTCAGCAGCAACGTATTCGTATCTTCACATATTGACTATTATCATATATACCTGCATGATATTGCCCATtcccttgatttttatttttaatttttacgtCAGATGGGTAATGTGCTGACGTGTAACAAAGTGTGAGGGAGGCACATCTCACACAAGAGTGTGAACAGCCAACCATCACGCGTATGAACTACAAAAGGAcctgccttgattttttttcagtctaaaaataaatatgggaACAAGAATATGGTAGCAATGTAATTAACAGAGGATTTAAACCTAGTGTTCGTTCTCTCTTGGGAACATTCTTACAAAGCCCACTTACTAAAAAGCAATGAACAACTGGAATTCAGATCTCCATGTCTCCTTTCCGTCAGCAGTTGCCTTGGACCTGCACGGCATTCCTTTGAGCTAAAGACTACACTGAGGCTGTGTGAAGGGAACTGACTAAAAGCAGAGGAAATCAGACCTGgatatttttaagtttccatttaaaatttcatttgtctTCATGCCTCAATACTGAGGACTGAAGCGGGAAGACCAGATCATCTTTGGTGGCTGCTGTTGATATGGCTCCACCTCCGGATCCAATCCAGTAGTTCTGGGGAGGGTGCCGGGCATCCACACCCCGCCCGTGACTGAAGCGCGTCGCTCGCTGAGAACCGCAGCTGTAAGGAGCCCGCCGCGAGCTAGCTGTCGGAAGTGGGTCCCAGGCTTCACCACTTATTAGTGACCCAGCTTTGTGCAGAGACACTCTACCTCTCGGATCCCCACATTCTTTCACTGTAAAAAGGAGATCAATAAGGATCACCTCTGCCCTACCTCTTTGCAGGATGTCATGTTGATGGAATGAAATAATGGATGGAAATTGCGTGGAGGGCTATACAAATTGTTGCGTGTGAGTAAGTATGACTGTAAGTCGCTTCCTGGCCTGCCAGCAGTCAGCCCGATGTGGCCTGCATCTCTCCGTGTCTGTGCTGCCGCACTCCTCAGGTCAGGACAGTGTGAGCTAAGCACTTCCACACTGCCCAGACTCGTGGGGGGCCTGGGGTCCCCCGCAGCATGTGTCATTTTTGGCCAATTCCCCTTGAGCAGGATGTACCAGAAACTTTAGCTCTCCCCGTAAGAGAGAAACAGCTGCTGGCAGGGCTGTATCTCCAAGCTGTAGCTCATACACGCCTCCTAGAAAATTCTGTGTGTTCAAGATTCATAAGCACTTGAGTTCACGGTTTACTTTAAAACCTTGGAATTACTCACAGTTCaaggaattataaaataaagctggAAGGGATATTAGAATTATTTAGGCCAAACCCCTTATGTCATAaaagagcaaactgaggcccagaaaggttccGAGACTTGCCTTAATTCACAGCTAAATAATAATAGTGCAGATGGAACTTGCATCTAGCTTCCTGACACCTACACCAGCCCTCtatcttctttcatattttctgacATGCATATTGTGGAGTAAATATAAATCCCCAGCAGGTGAAGGGATAAGAGACAGATTGGTCAAAGTGGTCAGTCTGGGTCCGTGATGATCACGTTCCCAGTCCTTCCTCTCTCgtcctgctgttccctctgcctgggacactcCTCCCTCAGATATGGTCTGTACCCTCGCCTCATTTGAGCCTGTCCTTGAAATGAGGGATTGTGAGTTGGCAATAACCCTCTCCCTCGGCCTCCATATTTCTGCAGGAAGGTCTTACAAGAGTCTTCATAAATCACAAGAAGGGAGAAACCAGCATCAGAGATGATTTATAGGAAATCATTAGCTGCGGGACCTCGGGCAAGCCATTTCCCCACTCTGGGTGTCCATTTCTTCACCTCTAAAATGAGGGCCAGACCACAGAGTGCTAGATACTCCTCCGCCTCTGGGAGAGTGTTATAACACAGCAGTGTTGCTGCAAGAGACCGCAGTGTCTTGTAAGCTAACAGGTACAGTTCTCAGACCTCACCCAGACTGAATATTATCTCCCCACAGAATATGCCCACATTCTCAACTTGTAGGGTTCTGATATATCTCAAGACCAGATACTCATAAAGTGCCACTTTTGCCTCCTCCAGTGTTTCCTGGAATAGACAGGTATACGTGAAGCCTTAAGATTTAATGACTGTTTTCCCCAAAAAGATACAGAGATATTCAGTaaacattagaaatgaaaaactgcCTAAGTGGCTGGAACTGTATGATTATGTTGTATTTAAGAAATTTTGGATTCAAAAGGGATCTACTGTACTGATGGTTCTGTGTGtcattgtgagtgtgtgtgtgtgcacatgagcacacagcacacacacagatatgtactcaactgatttaaaaaacattggatgtatttatgtatgtattatacataaaatgtatagaATGTATTTTTACTCATGGAAATCAAAAGTTACTTTGATAACTAACACTCACTGAATGCCTCATGTGCTTACCTCCAACTTAGAATAATTCTACGGTTGGAATTGTGTTCGCATgtcacaaaggaagaaactgaggtcctgCGAAGTAAGGATACAATATGGCCAACAACACTGTTACTCAAGTCTTATTTTTGCAACTCAGGCCTGCCCAACTCCAGCCCTCTAGTATAAGATGATCTGATTAAAATGCTGCAAGTCTGACCTTCAGCCACTCGTTCTCGGGCTCCTCTCCCTCAGGCGGCCTCACTGCACACCGACGCCGTCCTGTCCTGTGTGAGGCCCACAGAGGACCTCTCCTACCAGAGTCGGGGGTGAACCAATGACACACATATATTACAAGCTCCGTCCACTGAGAGGGGCTGGAAGCAGTGAGACCCTAACACGGTGAGAACACCCAGAgctcagatcttggtttctaaatatcactCCCCAATTAAGGGAACAAGAGCTCCTCGGAGAAGTGgttgattccagggctggggatcacacagggaaaatacaagatgagcctagaTCGTCTTTTGGTGCCCAGAAAGTAAAAAGAGTTCTCAAAAAGGATAGGGTATGGTGAGAGGGCACAGATGGCACCCTGAAGGAACTCCTAAAATGGCCAAAGATGGcataatttgagcaacaaaataaatagtgGTAGTGTTGGGTTATAactcatagaataaaataaatatccacgaGTCCACACTGATATAaaaagtaactgaaaaaataGAAGGGCACAGATAATTCTTTCTTACAAAATTTATTAATTCttatagaattaataaatgtaggAAGAATGAGGGAAATCGAAAATCACCATTAGAATGAAGTTTGAGGAGAAACGGGATAtttgcatagtctcaaagtatcttcctCAAGACagttattaattacaaagggagaaacagtaactttacagtggagtcACCCAGCAGACATCACCTGAAGCGTGAGACCAGGGCTAGGCCCCCGCTGTAGTAAGGCACGTTGACTTGTGCTCCCGATAGGAGGCCCGGAGAAGGCACATCACTTCTGGGGCCTTCTCACCAAACATGCATAACCACAACCTGAAGTTTATATGGCAAACGGGCCCTCCAACCTGCTCTTTCCTTTCCACTCCTGTTGATGGCCACTCTATCTTTCCAGTCGCTCACACTACAAATCATCATAGactcctcccttttccttacACCCATGTCCAATCCATCAGAAAAACATGCTGGCTCTACTCGCTGAAGCCCATATACTCGAGATCCTACATCCAGCATCAGACCACTTCATACCACCTCCTCTGAAAATACCCTGCTccaaaccaccatcatctctAACTTGATTATAAAGCCCTAGACTATTCTCAACCTGGCAGATGGTAGGATCCACTTAAAAATTTCAAGTTGGATCACATTTCCAGGCTCCTGAAAAGCCGCATTGTACTCGGAGTTAAAATCAAAGGTCCTTACCACAGCCTACCAGGCACGGGGCCATCTGGTCTCTTCCACCCTATAACCTCCTTTCCTACtgccctcccagcctcctcctgctGCCGCTGGCTCCCCTGCTGTTCCTTTACATGCCAGACACACTCCCTCCTTGGGACATGGGCTGCAGCTGCTCCCTCTGCGTGGAGCGCTCTCCCCGATACCAGCTTGGCTACTTCCTCACCTCTCAAGACTTCGTTTAAGTCTCTCCCTCTCATGACAGCTACTTTGACCACTCCATAAAATACTGTCACCCCCTCCCCACATTTTCCTAACCTTCCCCCACTAGTTCTTTTTCCTTAGCACTGATCACCTCCTAATATGTCCTATaacttatttatgtattatgCTTACTGTCTTGTCTTCTCTGCTAGATCTTCGTCTCTTTTGCTCACTGATGTCTCTCGAGCACCAAGAACAAGAGCTAGCCCAGGgaatgctgaataaatatttgtttagtcaATGCATTCCAGGTCCCATGACTCTCGGATAGATGAAACTggtcaaattttttttctaaaatggaggGACTACCACCTTTTACTACCTGGGAAAACCATCAACCCAACCCCAGCGAGCAGGCCTGGACAGAGACCGAGGGCTACAGAAGCCACTTCTGGCCTGTCAGTAAATCCATGTGTCACCTTCTCCGCTGGGGCACGTGAAAGCTACCTCTCCTCCTTCAGGATCAAGGGTTTCCTCAGGGAGGGCAGTGAGATGAAACACTAACAGCACAGTTGTACCTAGTGTTtttgtacattatctcatttaattcctccAACTATCCAGCCGAAGTTTCTATGACTTCCATTCTATAGCTGAGAAAAGCAAGGCTCTGAGGAAGTGAAGCAATGTTTGCGACACACGCTAATGAGGAGTAGAGCTCAGAGTCCAGCGCTGACAGGAGACCATTCCTAGTTTGCCTCAACAATTACTATATCCACCTGTGAGGCCCACCTGGCTGCTCAGAAGAGCCCTGTGCCCAGCTCCTAGCTCCACAGCCCTCTCTGTTGGCTTCCCACCAAAGCCCCACCTGGATGTGGTGACGAGACAGGCGGAGAATCTCCTGGGCCATCAGCAAGGTTTTCGAGTCCATCACCAGGTACAGCAGATGCAGGAGGGCAAGGAAGCCTGCTCCTCTTAGGTCTGTGGCTGGATTCGCTCCTGTAACAGAGACCATGAGGAAATTGAGGGTGACGGGGAGCAATATTTAATTGAAGTCCCTGCTCGCCTGAGCTTCAACGACTTGGTTATAGGCCAAGTGGAGAGCCTAGGCTTCCGCTGCCTGTAACAAGGCACCACTTAGTTCCTCCAGGGCAGTCAGAAAAGTGGGGAGCTGGGATATTTATCCCATTCCAGTGCTAAGGAGCCCCCCCCCCCTCTGGGGGTGTCAGTGGAGGCTACATGGGAATAGTAATGGGGCATCCCTACCCCTTGCAGCCAGTGGGATTAGCAGAGGCCAAGTGGGGCACCTGCATTTCTATCCCCACCTGGTAGTAATGAGGTGACACCTCCCCTGCCCCTACTGGTTCAGGTCAGAAGAGGCCTCCTAAAATTGCAGATTTAAAGAAGATCCAGAGTGTCATTACCTAATACCCAAACCGTCCAGGACACAgacacaacaaaaaaataatttgttacacCAAGAACTGGGAAAATCTCAATTTGAATGAGGAAAGGCAATCAATAGACAGCAACACAGGTAACAGAGAGGCTGAAATTATGATAAGGATTTTAAAACAGCTGTTGTAGGCAAAATAACGGCCCCTCCAAAGACATTCTCGTCCTAATTTCCAGAACCTGAGAATACCTAACGTCGTATGCCCAAGGGGAATTAAGATCGCAGGcagaattaaggttgctaatcagcagACAGGAAAataatcctggattatctgggtgggtgcaatgtaaaaagtgaaagagggaggcagaaacagGCAGAAAAAGAGATGTGAGAACAGTATCAGGCTCAGAGAGATGTTataaaggaggagaaaggcaggcagaaggtgtaaaaggcaaggaaatggattttctccgagagtgccaaaaaaaaaaaaaaaaaaaaatgcagccctGCTGCCACTCTGACCTTACCCCAGTGAGACGTGGTTCAGACTTCTGAATGACAGAATTAGAAGATAATCAAGTTGTGTTGTTATAGCCACTAAACTTGTAATAATTTGTTGTAGCAACAATAAAAAACTATGATAGCAGCTATCATAAAAATGCCTTTGATAAGCCATGACTAacacacttagaaaaaaatgaaaacacagaaagtctTAGTAAAGAAATGTCAGCTacaaagaaccaaatggaaactttagaactgaaaaacataataattaaaattaaaaactcactgGATGGGTTCAACAGCAGAATAGACATAacaggaaagaattagtgaaggtgaagatagaacaaaataaatgactcaatctgaacaacagagagaaaaacaaaacaaaacaaacaatgcCTTGGAAATCTATGAGCTATAAAagagatccaaaaaaaaaaaaaaaaaaaaaaagaacagagcctGTGGACCtgtagaaaataacaaaagatctaGCATTTGTGTCATTAGAGTCCtacaagagaagagaaagtgtGAGGCTGAAAAAAGTACTCCAAGTAATAATGGGTGAAAATTtaccaaatttggcaaaagacataaCCTATAGATTCAAGAAGTTGAGCAAACCCCAAATGGAATAAGCCCAAAGAAATCCACACTAAGACATATCATAGTCAAACTCCTaaaaactaaagactgaaaaaaaaaaatcttaaaagcagagagagaaaaacaactcCTTAACTGTCAGggagaaataattcaaatgatgGCAGCTggtctcatcagaaaccatggaggccaaaAGGAAGTTCAAGTGCTGAACGAAAAggactgtcaacctagaattgtATATCCAGGGAAATTACCCTATAGGAGTAAAGGGGAAATCGAGACATTCTCagataaaaaaattgaagagaatcTATAGCCAGTAGACCTACCTTAGAAAATGGCTACTGAGAAATTCttgaaacacaaaggaaatgataaaagaaggaatCTTGGAATATCAGAAAGGCAGACAGAACAGTGGAAAGAGTTAACACATGGGTAAATACAACAGACTTTGCTTCTCctcttgagatttttaaattgcttaatgGTTGAAAGAAACATCCTAACACTCATGTGATTTTCAAGGTatatagaggaaatatttaagagaaattaTATTATAGATGCAGAGGGTAAAGGGGCTTAAACATGTCAATACCAACAGACCATCAATTATGGGTATATAAAGTTTCCTTTCTAAATTAAGATTATTTTCCTATTCTATACCAATATAATTTGATACGATTTTGAAAAAAGAGGAGCACAATCCAAAACCAGGTGAAATCATTTTGTTTCACTCAGAAAATAAAGttacaacataaaattttcatCCATCTtgatggaaaagaggaaaaagaaataactagATTCCAAGTCCTATCACACCCATGCTTTGCACCTCACTCACGTGTACATGTTTTACAATGGCCTGCAGGGCACGGGCGAGCTCGCCTCCCGTCACTCCCTGCTCCACTAGAGCCACTGCATTTCTCAGGGGTGAGCTtcccctcagggcctttgcatttgctctaccctctcttcctggaatgcttCCCCTCAGCTATCCCGCCTCATGGTGCTGCCGCGACAGGAAGAGGACTGTCTGCGCTCTTGCTCTAACACTGGAATCGGGGGTCCAGGAAAAGAAGACGGATCATTCCTCTCTTACCCTGAAAGCCCAGATCTTCCCAGTGATCTCCATGCAGAGCACAGTCAAACTTGGAGCCAGTCAGCTTCCTGTAGATGGTCTGGAGGACTCGGCCATGCACTGGGTCTCGGCTATCCAGGCCACCTGTCCCAAAACACACCCATGCTCTCTGTGGGACTGCCCCTCAGGGGATCACCGAGTACTTCGCAAAGAATGGTATAGTCAAGGTAGATCCAGACTGCGCTCAAGACGCCCTGTTCTCCTATACTTTTTTACCCCTTAGCTCCTGCTCTCCACCCCAACATGATAAATGCAAGACCCTTGGGTTAGTTGTGGTAACAAGGTGGGCAAACAGTGCCCTCTGCCTGCCCGCACACGCAGCCCCTGCTCTGTGGCAGCGCCCGTGCACTCACACTGAGCAATGGTCAGGACCAAGTCCCTTTCTTCACGGAGGCCCTGGTGGAGCTTTGGAGGCCCGAAGAGGCAGTGCCGGAGGGCAGCCAGCCCGGTCCTGCGAATTG is part of the Rhinolophus ferrumequinum isolate MPI-CBG mRhiFer1 chromosome 13, mRhiFer1_v1.p, whole genome shotgun sequence genome and encodes:
- the ELMOD3 gene encoding ELMO domain-containing protein 3, coding for MNEKSCSFHNEKELRDGQVENGSAGSPPPCDKDSSALAFRGIPISALKSYSVLRALTTEANGWAPAVVSTEVLRAQEEWEAVDNIQPETGSQASSDQPGQLISFSEALQHFQTADLSSFKKRIQPTIRRTGLAALRHCLFGPPKLHQGLREERDLVLTIAQCGLDSRDPVHGRVLQTIYRKLTGSKFDCALHGDHWEDLGFQGANPATDLRGAGFLALLHLLYLVMDSKTLLMAQEILRLSRHHIQQFPFCLMSVNITRIAIQALREDCLSRECNRQQKVIPVVNSFYAATFLHLAYIWKTQQKTISDSGFVLKDLEVLAKKSPRRLLKTLESYLAGVSKGQASLLGAQKCCGPQAHAKELTFTGVCDLLPHSSEGTWLI